One genomic window of Haliotis asinina isolate JCU_RB_2024 chromosome 4, JCU_Hal_asi_v2, whole genome shotgun sequence includes the following:
- the LOC137282183 gene encoding monocarboxylate transporter 14-like translates to MADHKNIDRGYAWVVLVFSWLQVVISGIFYYSTGVVNTVLLENMQEGVVKTSWVGSTLYGTIMLTAPVTGSLTTVLGCRVASVLGGLLTLVGMAAAFFAKSVNGVIVSYGLTAGLGLGFLETSAIVITGHYFDKYLPLASGLQMSGGGSGMLIGAPLVRALIDTFGQNGAFLIMGGIGANACVCGMLFRPSPHELQIETKPKETPGDVTRNIVDQEVEVRSEVRISYVKRFRSTVKDTWSLLSNLSFMLYVLSYTLWGFGESIIYVHLTNFAESKGTSPQNSAMLFTAMGITSIIARVLAGFAGTDPAIGVFMLHTGMVGVAGVLIILCPLLASSYTLQLLFCSIYGIYSGGPMALLNPIIVDLIGVKQLATGYGVVNLIGGVGLLLGPPFAGFIMDVSGSYDVSFACSGGTLVIGSLLSLCIPMFKRRNVSSNKEIDATVAEEYTAVASGPDRQ, encoded by the exons ATGGCTGACCACAAGAACATTGATAGAGGGTATGCGTGGGTGGTGCTGGTCTTCAGCTGGCTACAGGTGGTCATATCCGGTATTTTCTACTATTCAACGGGTGTGGTCAACACCGTCCTCCTTGAGAATATGCAAGAGGGCGTGGTCAAGACATCGTGGGTGGGGTCCACGCTGTATGGGACGATAATGCTTACAG CTCCTGTGACTGGCTCTTTGACGACTGTTTTGGGGTGTCGCGTTGCATCCGTTCTTGGGGGCCTTCTGACTCTGGTGGGTATGGCTGCTGCTTTCTTCGCCAAGTCGGTAAACGGGGTGATTGTGTCCTATGGACTTACTGCAG GTCTGGGACTCGGGTTCCTCGAGACATCGGCGATTGTTATCACTGGCCACTATTTCGACAAATACCTTCCTCTTGCCTCTGGTCTACAGATGTCCGGTGGAGGGTCGGGAATGCTCATTGGTGCTCCTTTAGTTAGAGCCCTCATTGACACGTTCGGACAGAACGGGGCCTTTCTTATAATGGGTGGAATAGGAGctaatgcatgtgtgtgtggtaTGCTGTTCAGACCATCACCGCATGAGCTGCAAATAGAAACAAAACCGAAGGAGACGCCAGGAGACGTCACCCGAAATATTGTGGATCAAGAAGTAGAAGTACGGTCAGAAGTCAGAATAAGCTATGTCAAACGTTTTCGTTCAACAGTTAAAGACACGTGGTCCCTCCTGTCCAATTTGAGCTTTATGCTGTACGTCCTGTCCTATACATTATGGGGATTTGGAGAATCAATCATCTATGTGCATCTAACTAACTTTGCAGAGTCTAAAGGAACCAGTCCACAAAATTCAGCAATGTTGTTCACAGCGATGGGAATCACAAGCATAATAGCGCGAGTGTTGGCAGGGTTTGCTGGTACAGATCCCGCAATAGGGGTCTTCATGCTGCATACGGGTATGGTAGGTGTAGCCGGTGTATTGATCATACTGTGTCCACTTTTAGCAAGTTCCTACACACTACAGCTTCTCTTCTGTAGCATATACGGCATCTACAGTGGTGGGCCGATGGCGTTATTGAACCCAATTATTGTAGATCTAATAGGCGTGAAACAACTGGCGACCGGATATGGAGTGGTGAATCTGATTGGTGGTGTTGGATTACTTCTCGGACCTCCTTTTGCAG GGTTTATCATGGACGTCTCTGGGAGCTACGACGTCAGCTTTGCATGTTCCG GGGGCACACTTGTGATAGGAAGCCTTCTCTCTCTGTGTATACCGATGTTTAAGAGACGAAATGTCAGTTCTAATAAGGAAATAGACGCGACAGTTGCTGAAGAGTACACAGCTGTAGCATCCGGACCAGATCGGCAATAA